Part of the Gallalistipes aquisgranensis genome, GCTCCCAAAAACGAAAATCTCATTAGGTTGGAGCGTAACGATATGATTGGATGCTATTCTCATAACGGGTCTGTTTCTTCAAAAATAGGAAAAAGGACAAACATAGAAAAGAGTCTAAATAAACTCTTTTTTAATTAACTACTTAGCCCTATTTTTATATAAAAATTGAATTATGAATCATAATAATTCTGGAAATTATCAGTACCCCTATTGTTTGATACGAATATCATCAAAATAGTATATTATTGTGATTTGATTACTATGTGAATATAAATAAAAAATACATATATTTGATTAATAAACTGACATGAACTTATAACAAAAACTAATTATGAAAAAATTACCTTTCATTGTCTTTTTCCTTATTGGCTCATTATACATATATGGGCAAGGTTCTGATTCTTTAAAAGTTGATATAAAACCGCTAACTGAGATTCAGCGCGATAGTTTGTTAACAAGCATAGAAAAAAATGTCTCGGATATTACAAATGATGCTTTCTGGAAAAATCAAATTGGTAGATACAAAGTATATAGGACAACGAATATCTATATTTCGCTAAAATTAGATACTTGCACGGGATGTGTAACAATGCTTCAAATTGGGATAGACAAGGATTCTGATCGAATGGAATGTTCTGTTTGTAATGCGATTAATTCCGATTCTGACGTAATTGGCAGATATGAATTGTATCCAACAGGGAATAATTATAATTTTATTCTTATTGATACTATATTTGGCTGGGCATATCAAGTACAGTGGAGTACTCAACGCGAAGAATGTGGTAGATGGAGAATTTGGTAATAAATTAACTTCTAAAAAAGGACAAACTTATGCAGAACGGTATAATCTAGACCGTCTGCACAAGTCTGTCCTTTAATAGTTAAGAACTCTATTTTATCCGTTTGTAAAAGTGGGTTCCTGTCGCTACGTAGGTGTCAGTTTTTTCCTGATAAAATAACACTAATTGATCGGCCGTGTTATTTTTGATTTCACAAACAAAATCGAGATTATTATCAACTTTATGCTTTACTGTCAAAGTATTGTTAGAGATTGAGTAGGTAAAGCGATTATCGACTTTAGGCTCTCTGTTATCGGCATAAGTCGTCCATATGCATGTTCCATCACCATTAAAAGTGTAAGACCAATAATAACCATATTCTTGTCCATTAAAAGAGAGAGGGTAATCGTTTGAAGCACTTGTGTGTGTTCCATCGTTATAAACAATAGATCCTCCGTCACGAGTGATTTGCCATGTTCCAATTATAGATACTTCTTTGCTATCCTCATCTTTGGAACAAGAATATAAGGCAACGACCATTAATATGGTCAAGAACGAGAGTATTCTTTTCATAAATGAATGCTATTTTATCCGTTTGTATGTTTCTGTACCCTCAGTTGTGTAGTAATCATTTTGGATGTGGTAAAATAATATGAGTTGATCAGATGACAGTTTTTTGATTTCGTAAATATCCTGATCACCATATTGGCTTTGCATGATCAATTTGTTCTCGGAGATGGAATAAGTATAATATTTAGGATCATCATCTTCATCCGATATTCCGATTTCATAAGTTTTATTTACGCACGTTCCATCATTATTGAAAGTGTATGACCAGCAAAATCCATTTTCATGTTCATCGAAAACGGGGTAGTCTTCCGACCATTGATAATGTGGCTTTCCACTATTATCAAATTCCGTCCCTTCGGAATGTGTGATCTGCCATGTTCCGATTATTGAAGGGTTTTCGTCCTCATCTTTCGAACAGGAAGAGAAAGCAACGGCAGCCATCATCACAGCCACAAACAAGAATAGTTTTTTCATGATATAAGAATAAGTTTGGTTGCCACTCAGCCCCTGTATGGCGATTAATCCAAAAAAGAAAGCGCAGGGCTGAAAACTTACTTTAGTTGAACAGGTCGTAGGAAACCTAATAGCATAAAATAAGCAACAACCCCGCGCCCATATCCAGGTGGATAAGAACGCGGCAAGATGCTTGCCTACTCTCCGCTATTAATCGAATTTCCTACGTTCGTTCAACGAGAATAAGCTACACTTTCCGTGTTTGTCAGTATGTTACCGCAAAGATAACCACGCCAAACTAAAAAGCAAAACATCTTACCCGAAGGGGTTGTTGCAGGGTGTAAAATTGAGTGTAAAGTTCTGAAAAATCAATATTGAAAGACAAGTATGTTATTTCCAGATTGGGGAATCATGACCGCACAGGAAGAGAATTTAAGCCAACTTCTATGCAATAACACGCCTATCGTGAAAACCGAAAGAGAGGTTACGAAGATTATGCATACATAAAAACAAAAATCGGGATAACGCTTTAGTGAGACATTTTGTAAATGTCGCATCCTCAGACATTACCCCGATTTTATAAGATAGAGTATCGTGCGGCTATTCTTCGGCGATCTTTTGGATCACGCTGTCGAGACAGATGGCCTGCCCACTCGTTGAACGTCCCCACCAGAAACAGCCGTACTCTTCGATCACCACTTCACCCTCTTGTTGCAACCGTTCGGCCAACCACGAATCAATGAGCCACCACTCCAGTACCTCGTCCGTAAATGGATCAAGATATTCCAGAGAGATCAAATTTGCCTGTATCATCTCTTCTACGACTGTGCTTTGATTCTTCAAAACACAGTTCTCTACGATTCGTTGCGCATTCATCGGATAACCTGTTTTGAAGTACTCTTTAATAGCAAACGGTTGGTCAGACTTGCCAGGTTGTATTGCCCGAATTCATCGAGAAGTATCATGTCGTCGGCGGTTGGTTGGGCGTAACATTGTTCTACTCCGAAGAAGTCGTTCATGTAATGGTAAGGGATGAAGAGTTGGTTTCTCGTGTCATGGCCTATGATGATCTCGGGATCGCGATAACGAACACCCTTTATTTCGATGTGCCACACAAGTGAAACAATGTTGAATTTCCCGATGCGCCCCGTCACTACTGCTTGGACTGATCTGGGGTTTAAGAGGCGTGGTTTTGGTTCTTTTAATAGGTCACACAGGATTTCTGCTGCCCGTTCATTTAATGTTCTCATGGTCTATATGATTTAAGTTATTCCCAACTATCTGTTGAAAAATAACTCCACATATATCCATGAACAATGACAGGAAATCATTCGGTTTTCCTCCCGATATGGGGAGGGGGATTGATATAATGTATCTGTGTGTGCAGAATATATAATTGGACTGCTATGCTACCGACTGATGAACCGACCACGAATGATCGTGAGGCAGGCTATCGTTTTACCGTCGATCTTAGGGGCGGTCTCTTTTACTTCGTATCACTTGGAAAGGTCGGATGCTTTCGCGGTTCGCTTTATTCCTAATGTGTCGTATATCCGTTGCAGTTCGGCTTTTATCCTGCTTTTGGATATGACCGTTTGTTTGGGTAGGGTGGTATTTATCATCTTTACGATCTTGTATTCATCGCCTACGGACAGATTCTTAACCAACTCTCTTTTGATATTGCAGACATGGTATTTGAGCGCCTGTACACGACTTACCCCCAGCTTCTCGTAAGCCTGTTTCACCAACGGGTATTTGGCTGCTATCCGAGCGCATAGTTCCTCGTGGTTATCCAGTGAAAAAAACGGTTGGGTCGTTTTCAACCTGTGGTATTCGTCGAACAACTCTTGAAACGTTACCCGTGCACTCGGTTTGGTCGTGATTTTCTCAATTACACGACTGTATGAGTATTGGGTTATCCTGTACCCGTTACGCTGTAATTCGTCTGTAAGGTTTACATAGGTGCGGTATATATGACGACTGATCTTGAAGTTGACAATATCCATGTTGGCGAGGTTTCGATCCACCACCAGACGATTATTTTCGATCCGCACATATTGTTCATTTATGTAGGGGATTTTAGATAAGGTTTTAATGCGTGTCGCTTCGCTCAGCCCGTTAATCTCCGCGGCATATTCCTCGGCGTCCCGCAAGGTTTTTTTCGTAGCCTCGACAAATTCATCCAATGTGATCTCCCGACTATATTTGGTCGTTGAGTAGACATGAATAATCTCTGTTTTGTATTTTGAATTTCGGATGCGTCCGCAGATTTGGGTGAAGAGGGTGGATATATCCAGTAAGGTATGCGCTTTTCGTCCGTCGCTGACAATGAATGTGACGCCTCTTTCATCGTAGATATCGCATCCCTCGAAGCAGGTCGAGGTATAGAAGTTGATTTTCCTGACAGGATCGGATGGTTGACCGATAGGATAGCTCTTGCCGAGTTTCCTCTCATTCCCCGCTTTTGCATCCCCAGAAGTCGAACAGACCACCTTAACGGATTCAGGGGATAGTTTTAGATCGTCGAGCACTTTGGCGATAAACTCCACGCTGTTCACGAAGATATGCAGATTGTAGGGTAGATCATTCTCTAACACTTTCGCGCACTCCGACATGATATATTTATCGGGCTTGGTAGTTTGGCGGGAACGTATATTGATTTCGGTAAGGTGCGGTCATTCAATCTCGCAGATTGGTATATGCTGCAACTCTTCCAAAAGATATTCCCGTTCGATGGGCGTAGCTGTCATGTAAGTGACACGAGAGAATTTCGATGCTTCCGAAAACAATTCTTTGATTGCTCGATGGCGGAACGAATAGGAGTTGAACAGTACGTGTCATTCATCTACTAATAAGAATAAGTCCTTGTAAGGGTCGATTCCTGTCGCCTGTAATGCTGCGATGGTGCGGGGTAATGAATCGTAGGTGGTGGCGATCTTTAATGGAGTATGCGTTTGGGCATATCCGATGATGTCTTGTTCGGTAACTCCCTCATAAACTCCCAGTACGGGAATGCCATCTTTGCGGTAAAGGGTTTTGTTCTTCACCAATGCCACGTAAGGCATGGCGATAATTGTGGGGATGCTATTACGGATTGCCAGTTCGGTAGCACCGCATCCTGTCTGTTTCTTATTAAATAAACAGTTGATAGGAATTTCGGTCATGAAGTCCGAGAGATAAACGGCTCTCTCGGGAGCCTTGATAATTTGATTTTTCATAATATTAGATAATTAATTGATAGACAAATATCTCTTCATATAAAATCTTCTATATTTTTTTATCTTGTATTTATCTCATTAAAGACAATTTTCATTTCGTACTCAAAAAATGTGGAAAACAGGAATGTCGAAAAGGGCGAAAGGATTCGCCCCTGTCGAACGTGAGAAACTTTGTTTTTAATGGAAGTAGAGGGATGAATCATCCTCTGAATAATTACTTAAATATACGAAATTTCGGTGAGATAGACAAGTTTTTCGGGTGCTATTTGCAGAGATTTTTCGAGATAATTAAGCCAAAATCATGTTGATTTAAGCACCTTTTTACGCACTTTAACTGGATTCATTGGTATTATTCGTGTGTTATTGTTCTTATTTATGGGGTAATGAACCTACAAAAAGATCTGTTAACGGGTATTTTACTATTTCGGCTGGTCTGAAATTCCTTTCGTACCATGCAATTTGGGTATATTAATGGGTATTTACATGTGCTCGATGGTCTAAAATGCCTTTTGAGCTATGCAATTTGGGTATTAACAGGGGTTTTGTACTGCACGGAACGGCATTTTATGGGTAAAAAGAGATAATTTTGGGTGTTTGACACGCTAAATGATACTATCTTACATGGAAACGAAGAACGGAAAACCCCTGCCAGCTGACTATGAGTGGTTAATAAGGGATGGAGAACAGATCGTTCACTGGGATTTGGACCCGTTGTCTCGGGATTTATGCGAGTATGTCGATGTGGCCAGTGTGTATGGGAATGGGAAAGAGGATGATTACGGACACGATGGTGCTGGACAATGGACTTCGCAATTCAGATATCGCTATTGGACAGGCAAATTTAGGATGCCCTTTACAAAAGAGGAGTATTATAACAACGACGATATCATTGCAACGGTTAAGGGATTGGGACTGGATGCTGAAAAGTTCTGGTTTGTCTTGGTGTTTATTTATGATTATGTCGAATCCTCGTTTGATGAAACGGCCGAGATT contains:
- a CDS encoding lipocalin-like domain-containing protein, giving the protein MKKLFLFVAVMMAAVAFSSCSKDEDENPSIIGTWQITHSEGTEFDNSGKPHYQWSEDYPVFDEHENGFCWSYTFNNDGTCVNKTYEIGISDEDDDPKYYTYSISENKLIMQSQYGDQDIYEIKKLSSDQLILFYHIQNDYYTTEGTETYKRIK
- a CDS encoding lipocalin family protein gives rise to the protein MKRILSFLTILMVVALYSCSKDEDSKEVSIIGTWQITRDGGSIVYNDGTHTSASNDYPLSFNGQEYGYYWSYTFNGDGTCIWTTYADNREPKVDNRFTYSISNNTLTVKHKVDNNLDFVCEIKNNTADQLVLFYQEKTDTYVATGTHFYKRIK